In Acidobacteriota bacterium, the genomic window CAGCTCGTACGCTACCAGCACCGGTGACAACGCGGCTAACGTGACGACGGTCAATACGCAAGCTATCTTGATCGCCACTACCGGCGGCAGCCACGTCGCGTCGAGCCACGCAGTTTCGCGGATGGCCGGGGGCAGGAAGTCCGTTGTGAGCGCAGCTATCAGAGCCAGTGTACAGAGCGCGGTGACTGCGAATACTACGTACACTGCCGACGAGAATGCGCGAGCGGTCAGTTGCAGATCGCGCGCGAGCTGCGCCGCAACCGAAGGTGAGAGTCTTCGACAAATAGAGTCGGCGATCGGGATGGTTGAGCGGTTGGACGGTTGCAGCCGCCTGGCATATTCGATGTCCGGACCACGCCACCGTTCATTCAAACGATGGGCGAGATAGTAGACAGTCAGAATCCAGACGAAAGACGCGGCAGATAGCCAGAGGTGAGCGCGTGATGAAAACATCGCCGGCTTGAGCACCATCGTCAGCAGTGAACCTCCAAGAATTCCGTTGAACAACAAAACAAGAATCGCTGCGATTGCCGCACCCGTGTTCTTCTTGTGCCCCCAGTGAATCCAGTTGAGCGCGGCCAGCGTTTCGGAGAGCGAAATGATGGCTACCAAAGAAAGAAGCAGAGGAAGATCAAGCGCGCGAATCGAATCGATTTCGCTGAACGACGCGCGCGCGATCAACGCCACGGCTGCGACTGCCAGGGTTCGAGCGACCCGCGTCGCCAGGGCCGCGTGCATATGCGCTGCCGCGGAAACGGGAAGGGAGTCGAAGTAGGATTCGGGACGGCGCAGGTGATAGATTTCCGCGCTGGCGCGTGAAAGGCTCAATCCGAAGAGGCTTAAGTTGAAAAGCGTCGCAAGCGTGATGGCAATCAGAGGCGAGGGTTGCCAGTCAGGCAGATTCTCGGCTAGCCGCAAGGCCGTAAAGTAGGTCGTTCCCAAAACAACCGGCGCCAGTATGAGCCACGCGTACACATGTTGCCGCGCCCAGCGTAGCTGAGCGCGAACGGACGCGCCGATCAGCAGCAATGATTTCTTCACGTCGAAAGCCTGACGAGCGTCACGGCTAGTTCACACCCAGCAGCTCTATCTCGAATATGAGAGTGGCGTTAGGCGGAATCTTTGGTGGGCGTCCGGCGGCTCCATAGGCAAGGTTGGGTGGAATTATCAGTCTTCGCTTGCCGCCCACCTTCATCGTCATTATGCCCTCATCCCAGCCATCGATCACCGCTCTGGTGCCGATGAGAAAGGTGTACGGCTGGCCGCTATCGACTGAGCTGTCAAACTTTGTTCCGTTTTCAAGTGTGCCGGTGTAGTGCACAGTCACATTTCTACCGGGCTTCGGGCTTTCTCCTGTGCCGACAACCTCGTCGATGTATTTTAGTCCGGATGCCGTGGTCACTTGAGAGCCGGCGACAGGGGCTGAGCCTTGCAGTATGACGAATAGCCCTGCAAAGAGCAGACCTGCCGCTACCAGCGCGATGACTGTGAAGACAGCGATTCTTTTGGTCGTTTGTTGAGATTGCTTCTTTGAGGAATGGCTAGTGCGGGATGATTTTCCGCCTCGGCTGGTTTTTCGTTTTCGACTCTTCGGCAAAGCTTTTTCTCCTATGAAGGAAGTTCGTACCCGTTTACTTGATAGACTATGAAACAAACTTCAGCCTGAAGGCGGTACTACGAACTCCTTAACCTTGCTTTAGCTATTTCGCGGTAACAGGCGCCCGAATCGCCCGGCCTGGATTGACGCCCTGTTGGAGCTTAGCATCTTTCACAACAAACACGCCGCCGACCAACACATGCTTGATGCCCTCAGAATACTTTGCCGGTTCTTCGAAGGTCGATCTATCGATGATCAGGGCGGGGTCGAATATCGTGAGATCGGCGTCGGCGCCGGCTCGAATGCGCCCCTTATTCTTCATCATCGGCGCGAGGCGTTCCAGTCTTTGGGCAGGCATTATGGTCATCTTGCGCAGGGCATCCATTAAAGTCAGCGCCCTTTCGCCGCGCACGTAGCGTCCTAACACGCGCGCATAGGCGCCTGAACCTCGTGGGTGGCCCTTGCCGTTTTGCAGACCTCCGTCGCTGGCGATCATGGTGATCGGACTCGCGACTGACATTCGCGCGATCTCCTCGGGAATCGAGTGGCCAATGACGCCGCCGCCTGTCTTCCGATACCTCGCAAAGCTTTCGGCCGTCAATCGCTCACCGGTCGCTACCCATTGCAGGTCCTTGTAGTCTATGCCCAGCGCCTCCTGCCATCCTTCATCGTAAATGGCAGACTCGATGTTTGTCTGCGTTGCCGTGTATGGGTAGCACTCCGTCGTAACGTCGAGACCGCGCGACTGCGCCTCGGTGATCATTTGAAGCAGGAGCGGAGTCGCGCGAAGACCCATGCTGCTGATGTGAACTACGTGCAGCGGCGCGCCGGTAGTCGCCGTAGCCGCGAGTACTTCTTCAAGCGCGCGGACGCTATTGTTAGGTTCCTTCAAACCAGCGTAGCGCATATGCACGAAGCACGGCGCGGCGTGCTTCGTGGCCACGCGGAACATCTCCAGAATCTCCCAATGCGAAGCGGCGGCGGTATAGTTGATGCCGAAGCCGACCCCGAGCGCGCCTTGCTTCAAGCCTTGCTCGATTTGCCGCTTCATCTCTTCGATCTCCGAGTCCGAGGCGGCCTTGTGCGCGGCATCTCCGCTTGGTAAGAACGCGCCCGGATCGCGCATCACAGCGATGCGCACCGGAATGTGGCCGATGCTCGCGCCGTGGTTGACTAACGCCTTGCCTTCACGCGCGCCATACCACTTCTCCGCGTTGCCGGTTCCGACCTCAAGCTCGAGTGCGGTGGTCACTCCGTCCATCGCCTTGAAGCGATAGTTCTCCTGATCCTGGCCGTGCGAGTGCAGATCGATGAAGCCCGGCGCGACAACGAGTCCGGTTGCGAGGACGGTTATGCGGCCCCTTAAGCTCTTCTCGGTGATGGCCTGGATGATGCCGTTGCTGATGCCGATATTGCGGATTGCGTCGAGCCCGGACTCTGGATCGACGACTCGGCCGTTAAGGATCACGACGTCGTAGTCGGACTGCGCTGCCGGCGAAACGACTTCGCCTTGCAGAACCACTGAGACCGTGAGCAGGGCGCAGCACAATACGACAGCAGTGCGGCGCCTGGCATGTGAAGTGCGATGATTCATGAAAGCCCCCGTTCTACATATCGATCAACATAGAAGCGGAGAATATGGAATCCGAGCCGGGCCTTGTCAAGTGGAAAGCCTTGGGCGTGCGCGTCAGATTTTGCACATCAGAGGTGATGCGAGAAAATCTGACGCGCACCCGCAACCCGGGCTGTGGAGAGATTCCAAGTCTCTTGGTATGCTTGGAGTCCTCGCGGCAGCCTAAGAAGACCGAAAGGAATAACAATGAGACAGACGGAAACTCTAGAGCGGAGAACCATGATCAGTTTGTCCCTGGTTCTGGCGCTATTGCTGAGCGCTACCTGTTTTGCGCAAACAGCTACCAGCTCGCGTGCGGCGAGTGATCCTGCGCTTCAAAGACTCGAGCGCGAAATCGCGCGAGTGTCGGCGGTATCGGGCGGCGTCGTTGGCGTAACTGCGATCCATCTCGAAACAGGCCGCCGGGTATCAATGAACGGGTCCGATCGCTTTCCGATGGCGAGCACATTCAAAGTCCCGATCGCGGTTCAGCTTCTGACTCGAATCGACAAGGGCGAAGTGAAACTCGACCAGATGATCGATATCAAGCAGAGCGATCTGCATCCAGGCAGCGGAACGCTTAGCGACCTGTTTAACAAAGGCGGGCTGGCGCTGTCAGTGCGAAACTTGATGGAGTTGATGCTTCTGATCAGCGACAACAGCGCGACGGATGTCTTACTACGCACCGCTGGGGGAGCGGACGCGGTCACCGCTCGCATGCGATCTCTGGGTATCGATGGGATTAGCGTGAATCGCTCGACCGCGCAATTGATCGCCGACCGGGCGGGCGTTACGAGTCTTCCGCCGGAGGATCAGTGGAACCCGGTCGTCTTCTTCGTAGCGTTCTCGGCGGTGAAGCCCGAAGACCAAAAGGCCGCGGCGAAGAAATTCGACACCGATCCTCGCGATACCTCGACTCCGGATGGTATGGCCGCTCTGCTTGAGCAGATCTATCACAAAAACATTCTAAAGCCAGAGAGCTCGGCCCTATTGCTGGACATCATGCGCAGGTGCAGGACTGGTGATATGCGGCTCAAAGGGCTGATCCCGCAGGGAACCGAAATCGCGCACAAGACCGGGACGATCGGCGGGAGTACAAACGATGTCGGGATCATTGCGCTTCCGGACAACGCCGGGCACGTAGCTATTGCGGTGTTCGTAAAGTCATCTGAGAAGGACACCGCCGCCCGCGAACGAGGGATAGCCGAAATTGCCCGAGCGGTGCACGATTTCTTTCTGTTCCAGCCTCGCCCTTCTTCATGAGGAGCTCCCGTTCAGGGTTCGTAGTCCCGCTTTCAGGCGGAAGTTTGTGAAACGACGTCTCCGCCAATCGAGCTACGAGCTTCCGCCTGAAGGCGGGACTACGAACCCTGAACTCGAATCTGGCTTGGGAACGTTCGATTGCCCCGTCTTTTGTGCTTTGTGGCTTGGGCGGTTTGTGAGAGACTTGTCCCCGACAAGGGTCGTGGGCACTCAGCGCAAGGCTTTTGTTGAGCCGCTTGAATCCGTTTCGCTGCGGCTGGCGTAAACTGAGTTTGAAACTAAGAGTGGTCCAATTTCCCGCGCGATCTGACGCGGATTCTTGATCCGAATGGCATTATCCGATCGCTTGATAGTGCGTGTGTCGGCTGCTATCGAGACGCGTGGCTAGTACACTCGAAACAGTTCGACTTGGAAGAAGACGCGGCTTCGAAGCCGGTATCATTTAATCACCAAGAAGGAGAGTACAAACTGTATGCGTAAGAAACTGATGGTAGTCGCGATCGCGGCGGCAGTGGCAATGGGATGTTTCAGCATCGCATCCGCCGAGGCGAAGGATAAGAAGGCAAAATCGCTCTACTCCCGGCTCGGGGGTAAGAAGGCCATCACCGCCGTCGTCGGTGAGTTTGTCAACAACTGCGCAACTGACACGCGGATCAACAAGTTCTTTGCCGACACGGCCAAGGATCCGAAGCGGCTTGCGAAGTTCAAGAAGAACCTTATAAACCAAATCTGCCAGGCGAGCGGTGGACCCTGCAAGTATACGGGCAAAGCCATGAAGCCGGCTCACAAGGGTATGGGCATTACGGACGCAGACTTCACCGCGCTGGTTGAGGACCTTGTGAAAGCGCTGGACAAGTTCAACGTCGGTGCGACTGAGAAGAACGAGCTTCTTGGAGCGCTAGGCGGGATGAAGGGCGACATAGTCGGGCAGTAAGCTCAAATCAAGAAAAGGGGAATGAAGCACCGGCGAGCACGCCAACGTTTCCTCTTTAAAACTAGAAGACGCCTGCGGAGAACGAAAACTCCGCAGGCGTCGACTTCTTTGCTTAGGCCACACTCCTCAAGAATACTCAATCCTCAGACTCCCAGATCGTTTCAATCTCTTTTCCTTTCTAAAGTAACATTCTCCTTTCTAAGGAAGGTTTCGCGAAGGCGCCGCCTGTTTCCTAGAGGTGGCGCAGACGGGCAAGCACAAACCGACTGCCAGTTTGAATTTTGAAGTAGATAGGCGCTACAACCAGTGGGCTCTCTGCTCGGCGCAAATTCGTACACTGACCGGGTCTGTCTATCCGTCTTCCTTGACGTGGACAAGCGTTCAAGGCCGGCCAGGGGCAAGGTAGTGGGTGGTGGTGTGTGTCCTGAAAAATAGTCGGACACACGTTCTCCAAGGCTCCACTAGCATCGCGCCTAGGCGGGCTTATTAGTTGATAAATCTCCGTATCGTGCCTGTTCAACCATGCATTCCAGATCGCGACTCTTCATTGGGCTGTGAGCAAAGTGCTTGAGATTCCGCCATTGCTATTGCGAATCGTTAAAAGGGGAGTCTTTCCGGGTCCTAGTAACTCCGCCACACTCTTGCCACCAAGTAATGGTCCCTTCTGGATAACTACCGACTCGTTCTTCAGGCGCGCTGGCTTCTTAAACCTAACTCCATCTACGAAGATTTCGAGAGGGTCACTGAATCCTTTCCCTCTGATTGTCAGTCTGGATGAAACCTCTATCTCCTCTAAGGCAGGCCCACCTGGCACACCGGCCCCAGTACCAGGATTTGTTTCTACCTCGTTGGATGTACTACAGCGCCAGACGGCGGTTACAGCGTAGAAGGATCCAATCGCCGCGACAGGAATATTGGTCTTGTATATCGCTGTAAAGGCCGCCCCAACGGCCGTAATAATCTTGACTAGATTCGCTGGTATTGTTTGCACCAGTGGGGTATTCGACTGATATATGTTAAACCCTTGCAGCGTACATGTGGCCTGAGGGAAGACAAAAGTATCGCCAAGAGATTCGCTACCAAATATATCCGAGTTAGCGAACGCTGATGAAGCGGGGTTCACCCTCAGGTCTCGTGGGGCGGGAGTAGGGTCCGATAGAGTCGACGGTTGCAGCACCCAAGAGAGTTCTACTAGGCCCCCGCCTCGAACTGATTTCCGATCAACTGCTGTATTGTTATCGTCATTCGGATCGTCCGACCCCGAGAGCTGAAGCGGTATTGAACAAACTGCCCGAGGAAACTTCTCCCCAACAGATCCATCAATAATTTCAACTTTATTCATCAGGACCGAGCCGGCCGGAGTAAGAACATTAACCTTTATCGCGATCGTGAACGATTCGCCTGCGAGAAGACCGGTGCCACCTATGATCGCGCCGCTGGAACCGACTCTAGGCGTTATGAAACCACTCCTGCTCGCGCTTATTGAGGAGAAGGTTGTGCCGACAGGAAGTATGTCAAAGAGGGTAAAAAAGGCAGCCGCGTCCGGGCCTGCGTTTCTCACGGTAATGTTATACGTAACCTGTTCGCCAGGGGCGGCAGATTCAGAAGAAGCTGTGCTTGTTACAGATAAATCAGATTTAGGCAATCCCGGTAGTTCGGGCGCGACACTCACCGTTTCATCTGCCACGTTGTCACTCGGGTTTGGATCGCTTAACGTGCCGACAACGCTCGCGGTATTCTTTATTTGTGTACCCGGCTGTGCCGTGACCTTTACAACCAGCCAGACCAATGCCGAGGAACCGGAAGGTATTGCTCCTAAAGAACAAGCAATCACGCCGTTCCCGCCCACCGGGGGTGCCGTGAATCCCCCCTGACTTATCGCAACGGCATTAAAGGTCGTCCCGGTCGGTACAGAATCTGTAACGGTAACACCGGTCGCAGTCTCCGGTCCGGCGTTGGCAACTTTGATTGAGTAAACTAGCAGGGCTCCGCTGGGCACCTCGCCAGCGGAACTAGAATTAGTTATCGATAAATCCGCTCCCTGAGTCCGATCAGGCCCTAGCAAAGTGATCAGGGGAAAGCAGGCGCCTGTAGGGAAACCATCGTCGCTGGTACCGGAAATAGTCAATGCCACGTAGCCACTTTGCCGGCCATTCAAGCCGACACAAAGATTCGCACACACTTGCGCGAACGCCGGAATCCGGTTGCTACCGGGACCACAATTAGCAACAAAGCCGGCAAATTCAGCGCCTGTATTATTTCGAGAACCTATTTGGTTGAAGTTATTGTCATAGAAAGTCAAATTGAGATTTTGTATAGTAGCGCCCACTCCTCCTATTTCTGCAACGGTAACCTTGAAATCCCAAGCGGGGCTGGTCCCATTACATGAGTTTTTGGATTGAGGTACAAAGGTAGAATCGATTGTCCCCCGAAGCTGCGCGCCAGCAGCACTATGCGGAGATTCATTGGTGTAAGCGGGGCCCTCAAGCCGGCTAATAGTAGATCCTATTCCTCCAGTATAAGTAGAGGGCAGCACACAAAAAACCAAGAAAATACATATGATGAGGAAACAAACAATACTAGGCTTCATATCTGCTTCTCCTGTGATGATCAACGTTGTCAGAGTAAGCCGCTAGGCTCCGGCTTAAAGCTAAAAGCGGCGAGGTGGACTCACAACCCAAGTTCAGCACCCGCTCAAACTCTTGGCAGTCGCAGCGAGTCTATCAGAATCCCTAGGGCTGTCAATCACAAACGCGGAGCGGAAGTCTCTCTTAACAAACCAACGTCATGATGCGAGGCAAGCCGCGCGAAGCACAAATTGCGAAGGGAGGCTATCAGGGAGGCCGGAGCGCCGGTTCTCGGCGCTTCGACCTCCTCTTTTTCGTTGCGCTAGCGATTGGGATGCCGGGGAAACTTTACGTAGGGCAACCGGACGCCGCGAACAAAGACCCGGTCGGAGCGAATGTCCAGTGGCGCTTCAAATCCGGCGCTTCCCATCGTGGAGACCAGATCGTCCTGATCCACGCCGTCGCCGCTTACGCCAATGGCGCCCGCAAGCCGGCCGTTCTTGAATAGCGGCACGCTCCCGGGAAAAATCTGAATACCATTCTTGAGGCTCGAAATGCCGGTGCAATCCGCGGGGCTGAAGGCTCCGGTGGTGACGAACCTCCCTATCGCGGCAAGCAAAAGGTCGAGCTGCAAGCCGTCGTTGAACGGGCTGAAGTCCTCAATCGGAACAGAAAAGGGTCCGTTTTCCGTGTCGTCAATTCCGTCCGGGAAGAATGGGCGCTCGAGAAAGCCTTGCGCCCGGTCGGAGAAGGCAACGGACCCGTCGAGCTTCACTCCGTCCTTGCTCGCCGCGTCAGTGTAGCGTCCCATTCCTCGCGAGCGAAGATCGGCGCCCGCCGACGCTTTGCTGAAAAAGGCAGCCGTGCGGGCCTTTTGCACGCAAACATCGAAGCCAAATATCGGCGCGT contains:
- a CDS encoding FKBP-type peptidyl-prolyl cis-trans isomerase — translated: MLFAGLFVILQGSAPVAGSQVTTASGLKYIDEVVGTGESPKPGRNVTVHYTGTLENGTKFDSSVDSGQPYTFLIGTRAVIDGWDEGIMTMKVGGKRRLIIPPNLAYGAAGRPPKIPPNATLIFEIELLGVN
- the bla gene encoding class A beta-lactamase — encoded protein: MISLSLVLALLLSATCFAQTATSSRAASDPALQRLEREIARVSAVSGGVVGVTAIHLETGRRVSMNGSDRFPMASTFKVPIAVQLLTRIDKGEVKLDQMIDIKQSDLHPGSGTLSDLFNKGGLALSVRNLMELMLLISDNSATDVLLRTAGGADAVTARMRSLGIDGISVNRSTAQLIADRAGVTSLPPEDQWNPVVFFVAFSAVKPEDQKAAAKKFDTDPRDTSTPDGMAALLEQIYHKNILKPESSALLLDIMRRCRTGDMRLKGLIPQGTEIAHKTGTIGGSTNDVGIIALPDNAGHVAIAVFVKSSEKDTAARERGIAEIARAVHDFFLFQPRPSS
- a CDS encoding group 1 truncated hemoglobin, which gives rise to MRKKLMVVAIAAAVAMGCFSIASAEAKDKKAKSLYSRLGGKKAITAVVGEFVNNCATDTRINKFFADTAKDPKRLAKFKKNLINQICQASGGPCKYTGKAMKPAHKGMGITDADFTALVEDLVKALDKFNVGATEKNELLGALGGMKGDIVGQ
- a CDS encoding amidohydrolase family protein, encoding MNHRTSHARRRTAVVLCCALLTVSVVLQGEVVSPAAQSDYDVVILNGRVVDPESGLDAIRNIGISNGIIQAITEKSLRGRITVLATGLVVAPGFIDLHSHGQDQENYRFKAMDGVTTALELEVGTGNAEKWYGAREGKALVNHGASIGHIPVRIAVMRDPGAFLPSGDAAHKAASDSEIEEMKRQIEQGLKQGALGVGFGINYTAAASHWEILEMFRVATKHAAPCFVHMRYAGLKEPNNSVRALEEVLAATATTGAPLHVVHISSMGLRATPLLLQMITEAQSRGLDVTTECYPYTATQTNIESAIYDEGWQEALGIDYKDLQWVATGERLTAESFARYRKTGGGVIGHSIPEEIARMSVASPITMIASDGGLQNGKGHPRGSGAYARVLGRYVRGERALTLMDALRKMTIMPAQRLERLAPMMKNKGRIRAGADADLTIFDPALIIDRSTFEEPAKYSEGIKHVLVGGVFVVKDAKLQQGVNPGRAIRAPVTAK
- a CDS encoding DUF11 domain-containing protein, which encodes MKPSIVCFLIICIFLVFCVLPSTYTGGIGSTISRLEGPAYTNESPHSAAGAQLRGTIDSTFVPQSKNSCNGTSPAWDFKVTVAEIGGVGATIQNLNLTFYDNNFNQIGSRNNTGAEFAGFVANCGPGSNRIPAFAQVCANLCVGLNGRQSGYVALTISGTSDDGFPTGACFPLITLLGPDRTQGADLSITNSSSAGEVPSGALLVYSIKVANAGPETATGVTVTDSVPTGTTFNAVAISQGGFTAPPVGGNGVIACSLGAIPSGSSALVWLVVKVTAQPGTQIKNTASVVGTLSDPNPSDNVADETVSVAPELPGLPKSDLSVTSTASSESAAPGEQVTYNITVRNAGPDAAAFFTLFDILPVGTTFSSISASRSGFITPRVGSSGAIIGGTGLLAGESFTIAIKVNVLTPAGSVLMNKVEIIDGSVGEKFPRAVCSIPLQLSGSDDPNDDNNTAVDRKSVRGGGLVELSWVLQPSTLSDPTPAPRDLRVNPASSAFANSDIFGSESLGDTFVFPQATCTLQGFNIYQSNTPLVQTIPANLVKIITAVGAAFTAIYKTNIPVAAIGSFYAVTAVWRCSTSNEVETNPGTGAGVPGGPALEEIEVSSRLTIRGKGFSDPLEIFVDGVRFKKPARLKNESVVIQKGPLLGGKSVAELLGPGKTPLLTIRNSNGGISSTLLTAQ